The Candidatus Effluviviaceae Genus I sp. region AGGAGCACGTCGGCAAGCCCCCGGAGCGTCTCGTCGCCGACCTCATGGCCGAAGCGCGCGTTGACGCTCCCGAGGCTGTCGACGTCGAACACCACACAGGACACCTTCCTCCCGTACCGCCTCGCCCGCTCGACCTCCTTCTCCAGGCGGTCCTCGCAGAACCGCCGGTTGTACACGCGGGTCAGCGCGTCGCGGTCCGCGGGGGTCGCGCCGGGCTCGTCGCCGTACGCGATCCGCAGCATCGCGCGAACCCGCGTCGCGAACTCGACCGCGCCGACGGGCCAGCACATGCTGTCCATGTCGCTCGCGGCGCCCGCGAGCTCCTGTCCCTTCCTCCGCAGCACGAGCACGGGGATGGGTCTCGACCGCCCGTCATCCGACAGCCGCTCGAGGGCCTGGCAGCGGCGCAGCTCCTCGCCGGGGAACTCGACGACGATGAGGTCGGGACTCGAGGCCGTCGCGGCATCCAGCATTTGCTCGGGCGTCGTGCACACGACCGCCTTGTAGCCCGCGCCCTGGACGCGGTCGACGAGGACCCTGCTGTCCTGGCCGTCACACGCGGCCACGAGGACCTTCCTGCGGACCGTGTCGCCTGTTCGCTCCGACATGCTTCCCCCCGTGGGTGAACGCGTTTCAGCGGGCCGGGGCGCCGACCGCCCACGCATGCGTGCCCTCCCGGGCGCGGCGGCCCGAGCTCGGTTGTTCAGGTTAGCAAGCGGTGTGCCACGGGAATCGTGCAGCGGGCGAGGCCGGCGCGCGTGTTGCCGTGCGGGTTGCGGGCGGAGCGCAAGATGAAGGGGCGGCACGCACTGCGCCGCCCCTTCCCTTGTGCACCCATCCGTGGGCCGCCGCGCCGCATCCGGCGCGCGACCTCCTGTCGGCCCGCTACCGCACGGGCTCGATGATCGCCCGTCTGTTCTGCGACCGGTTCGCCTCGGTCGTGTTCGCCATGAGAGGCTGGGTCTCGCCCAGCCCGACGGTCGTGATGCGCGAGCCGGCGATGCCCTTCGCGACGAGGTAGTCTCTCACGGCGACGGCGCGGCGCTGCGACAGCCGCTCGTTGTACTCGTCGCCGCCGAGGTCGCACGCGTGCCCGCCGACCCTCACTGCGAGATCCGCGTCAGCAAGCATCGCGGCGGCCATGGCGTCCAGCTTCCCCCTGGCCGTGCCGTCGAGCGTCGCGCTGTTGAGCGCGAAGTTGACCGTCACCGCGAGCAGCTGCGGCTTGATCTCCACGGGCGGCGGGGGCGGAGGAGGCGGAGGAGGCGGAGGAGGCGTGACCTTCGGGCAGCCGCGCTCGTCCACCGTCGTCCCGGGCGGGGTGCCGGGGCACTCGTCGTAGAGGTCCGGCACGCCGTCGCCGTCGGTGTCGATCGCGCTGAGGTCGACCGGGGCGGGCTCGGCCTTCTTGCCGCAGTCGCCCGGGCCGAAGTAGTAGGTCAGCGCGACATAGCCTTCGAGCAGCGTGTTGTTGAGGTCCATGCCCTCGAAGCCGTACTCCTCGATCGAAGAGAGCCCGCACGTGTCGAGCTTCTGCTTGTAGAGGTAGCTGTAGCGGCCGCCGATGCCGATGGCGGTGCGCTCGCCGGCGAAGAACTCGACGCCCGCGCCGACGATGCCCGTGAGGTTCTCGCCGCGCAGCCTGCCCTGCTTGCCGTCGTTGTCGTAGCCGACGGGGACGGTGCCCTTCCCGTCGCGCCAGTCCTCAACCTGCCACCAGGTGATGCCGAGTCCGGCGCTCACGAACGGGCGGACCTTCGCCTCGGGCATGATGTTCCAGATGGCGGAGAGGGAGCCCGTGTTCCACATCGTGCGGAACTCGTCCGGCTCGCCCCAGCCGGAGAAGCGGTCGCCGTCCTCGCCGAAGAGCTCCTCGATCGGCTTGTTCCGGGTCTCCCCGTGCCGGTAGTCCAGGGCCACCCAGAACCTGTCGTTGATGGGCTTCGACACCTGAAGCCCGAGGGTGAGCCCCGCGTCGGCGTACTCGTGCGTGCAGCCGATGGGCTGCATCACTCCGACGTTGATGCCCACGCCGAGATCCTCGCACGAGATTGCGGCGTGCAGCGTCGCGGGAACGAGGAGTCCCGCGGCGAGGATGCAGAACACCAATCGGAACATGCCTCACCTCCTCTGATGGGAACTGCGTTTCCCCCGGTTACGGTTCGCCGGGGGCCAATGCTATACAAAACCCCTCCGGGTGACAAGAGGAGCTTTCGGGGGGCATGCCCGACCGGTCTTGTCGTGGCGGGTCGTCTCGGGCATACTCGGCCCGCCGGAGTCGGGGTCGTCACCGCGGCGGTCCGCGACGGCGTCCGCGCTCAAGCGACCCTATGGAGGACCACGATGCTTGTCAAGGACGTCGCGACGACCAGGCCGCTGACGGCCGCCGACCACTCGGAGATCCGAGAGCTCCTCCACCCGGAGCGGGACCCCGTGGCGCTCGGGTACAGCCTCGCGCACGCGTTCGTGAAGCCCGGCGCGGCGACGCTCCCCCACGCGCTCACGCACACCGAGGTCTACTACATCATAGAGGGACAGGCGGTCATGCACGTGGGCGACGAGTCCCGATCGCTCCGCGCCGGGCACGCCGTCTGCGTCCCGCCCGGAGCGACGCAGTGGATCGAGAACGCCGGGAAGAGTGGGCTCGCGTTCCTCTGCATCGTGAGCCCACCGTGGACGGAGGAGTGCGAGGTGGCCGTCGGACCGTCGTCCCCGGCCGGCCGGCCTCGCTCGTGATGCGCGCCATTTTCCGCTTGGCAGAAACCGGCCCTGTGCTAAGATTCGGCGCTCGGAAGCCCCGGGCCTCCCGGGGCGGAACGGGCAACCACGCCGCCCGTTCCCGGCGCGTCGGGAATCCCGCAGCGAAGGCGGGACGCCGGGGGGGCGGAACAAGAAGGAGGGCATATGCGTCGCGCTGTTCTGCTTGCGCTCGTCGTGGCGATGCTCGCCGGCGCAGGCACCGCGGTGGCGGATGACGGCTTCTACATGGGCCTTCGTCTGAGCGGCATGGGTCGCACCTGGCTCAACCCCTACTGGCACGGACCGTACTACGACTGG contains the following coding sequences:
- a CDS encoding OmpA family protein, producing the protein MFRLVFCILAAGLLVPATLHAAISCEDLGVGINVGVMQPIGCTHEYADAGLTLGLQVSKPINDRFWVALDYRHGETRNKPIEELFGEDGDRFSGWGEPDEFRTMWNTGSLSAIWNIMPEAKVRPFVSAGLGITWWQVEDWRDGKGTVPVGYDNDGKQGRLRGENLTGIVGAGVEFFAGERTAIGIGGRYSYLYKQKLDTCGLSSIEEYGFEGMDLNNTLLEGYVALTYYFGPGDCGKKAEPAPVDLSAIDTDGDGVPDLYDECPGTPPGTTVDERGCPKVTPPPPPPPPPPPPPVEIKPQLLAVTVNFALNSATLDGTARGKLDAMAAAMLADADLAVRVGGHACDLGGDEYNERLSQRRAVAVRDYLVAKGIAGSRITTVGLGETQPLMANTTEANRSQNRRAIIEPVR
- a CDS encoding cupin domain-containing protein translates to MLVKDVATTRPLTAADHSEIRELLHPERDPVALGYSLAHAFVKPGAATLPHALTHTEVYYIIEGQAVMHVGDESRSLRAGHAVCVPPGATQWIENAGKSGLAFLCIVSPPWTEECEVAVGPSSPAGRPRS